The Thermococcus thermotolerans genome contains a region encoding:
- the thsB gene encoding thermosome subunit beta yields MAQLAGQPVVILPEGTQRYVGRDAQRLNILAARIIAETVRTTLGPKGMDKMLVDSLGDIVITNDGATILDEMDIQHPAAKMMVEVAKTQDKEAGDGTTTAVVIAGELLRKAEELLDQNIHPSIVIKGYALAAEKAQEILDEIAKDVDVEDVEMLKKAAVTAITGKAAEEEREYLANIAVEAVKQVAEKVDGVYKVDLDNIKFEKKEGGSVKDTRLIKGVVIDKEVVHPGMPKRVENAKIALINEALEVKETETDAEIRITSPEQLQAFLEQEEKMLREMVEKIKEVGANVVFVQKGIDDLAQHYLAKYGILAVRRVKKSDMEKLAKATGAKIVTNVRDLTSEDLGEAELVEQRKVAGENMIFVEGCKNPKAVTILIRGGTEHVVDEVERALEDAVKVVKDIVEDGKILAAGGAPEIELAIRLDEFAKEVGGKEQLAIEAFAEALKVIPRTLAENAGLDPIETLVKVIAAHKEKGPTIGVDVFEGEPADMMERGVIAPVRVTKQAIKSASEAAIMILRIDDVIAASKLEKDKEGKGGSEDFGSDLD; encoded by the coding sequence ATGGCCCAGCTTGCCGGACAGCCGGTTGTTATTCTGCCTGAGGGAACTCAGAGGTACGTTGGTAGGGACGCGCAGAGGCTCAACATTCTCGCCGCGAGGATCATAGCCGAGACCGTCAGAACCACCCTCGGTCCGAAGGGAATGGACAAGATGCTCGTCGACAGCCTCGGAGACATCGTCATCACCAACGACGGTGCGACGATACTCGACGAGATGGATATCCAGCATCCTGCTGCCAAAATGATGGTTGAGGTTGCCAAGACCCAGGACAAGGAGGCCGGTGACGGTACCACCACGGCAGTTGTCATTGCTGGCGAGCTTCTCAGGAAGGCTGAAGAGCTCCTCGACCAGAACATCCACCCGAGCATAGTCATCAAGGGTTACGCCCTCGCTGCCGAGAAGGCCCAGGAGATACTCGATGAGATAGCCAAGGACGTCGACGTTGAGGACGTTGAGATGCTCAAGAAGGCCGCCGTTACAGCTATCACCGGAAAGGCCGCTGAGGAGGAGCGCGAGTACCTCGCCAACATCGCCGTCGAGGCCGTCAAGCAGGTCGCCGAGAAGGTTGACGGCGTCTACAAGGTCGACCTCGACAACATCAAGTTCGAGAAAAAGGAGGGCGGAAGCGTCAAGGACACCAGGCTCATCAAGGGCGTCGTCATCGACAAGGAGGTCGTCCACCCAGGAATGCCGAAGAGGGTCGAGAACGCCAAGATAGCGCTCATCAACGAGGCCCTTGAGGTCAAGGAGACTGAAACAGATGCCGAGATAAGGATCACCAGCCCGGAGCAGCTCCAGGCCTTCCTTGAGCAGGAGGAGAAGATGCTCCGCGAGATGGTCGAGAAGATCAAGGAGGTCGGAGCCAACGTCGTCTTCGTCCAGAAGGGTATTGACGACCTCGCCCAGCACTACCTGGCCAAGTACGGCATCCTCGCAGTCAGGCGCGTCAAGAAGAGCGACATGGAGAAGCTCGCCAAGGCCACCGGCGCCAAGATTGTCACCAACGTCCGCGACCTCACCAGCGAGGACCTCGGTGAGGCCGAGCTCGTCGAGCAGAGGAAGGTCGCCGGCGAGAACATGATCTTCGTTGAGGGCTGCAAGAACCCGAAGGCCGTGACCATACTCATCCGCGGTGGAACCGAGCACGTCGTCGACGAGGTCGAGAGGGCCCTTGAGGACGCCGTCAAGGTCGTCAAGGACATCGTCGAGGACGGCAAGATACTGGCAGCCGGCGGTGCTCCGGAGATCGAGCTCGCCATCAGGCTCGACGAGTTCGCCAAGGAGGTCGGCGGCAAGGAGCAGCTCGCCATCGAGGCCTTCGCCGAGGCCCTCAAGGTCATACCGAGGACCCTGGCAGAGAACGCCGGTCTCGACCCGATCGAGACCCTCGTGAAGGTCATAGCAGCGCACAAGGAGAAGGGACCGACCATCGGTGTCGACGTCTTCGAGGGCGAGCCGGCCGACATGATGGAGCGCGGCGTCATCGCCCCGGTCAGGGTCACCAAGCAGGCCATCAAGAGCGCCAGCGAGGCTGCCATAATGATCCTCAGGATCGACGACGTCATCGCCGCCAGCAAGCTTGAGAAGGACAAGGAGGGCAAGGGCGGAAGCGAGGACTTCGGCAGCGACCTTGACTGA
- a CDS encoding ABC transporter ATP-binding protein has product MSSIEVMGLSKWYGSKKALSDVSFTVQEGEIVGIIGPNGAGKTTLIRILSCLLKPDSGEVGIFGKKPCEAKGLFALLPQDVKAHFYTLTPRDYVYHYLRMRGLGREEARRVADDAMKLFGIDYADEPMSTLSGGMVRRALLAMVLSADAKLYFLDEPTVGLDVENRLKLWGVLREKAEESTIVLTSHYLNEISSVCDRVLLLKDGRVRAFGRPENIAGEYLRGLHSKVVAFEDVTLEGFLVKKAGRNTYIYTRSKAEEREAVEALEKAGVPFKRESLTIEDVFLAGGLDDGAD; this is encoded by the coding sequence ATGTCCTCCATTGAAGTAATGGGCCTCTCCAAATGGTACGGCTCAAAGAAAGCCCTCAGCGACGTTTCCTTCACCGTGCAGGAGGGCGAGATAGTCGGAATAATCGGGCCGAATGGAGCGGGAAAGACGACGCTTATAAGGATTCTGAGCTGTCTCCTGAAGCCCGACTCCGGTGAAGTGGGGATTTTTGGTAAGAAGCCCTGCGAGGCAAAGGGCCTCTTCGCGCTCCTCCCCCAGGACGTTAAGGCCCACTTCTACACGCTCACCCCTAGGGACTACGTCTACCACTACCTCCGGATGAGGGGGCTCGGGAGGGAGGAAGCCAGAAGAGTTGCGGACGATGCCATGAAGCTCTTCGGAATAGACTACGCGGACGAGCCCATGTCCACGCTCTCCGGGGGAATGGTCAGGAGGGCCCTGCTGGCCATGGTTCTCTCAGCCGATGCCAAGCTCTACTTCCTCGACGAGCCCACCGTTGGCCTGGACGTCGAGAACAGGCTGAAGCTGTGGGGGGTTCTCCGGGAAAAGGCGGAAGAATCAACGATAGTCCTCACCAGCCACTACCTCAACGAGATATCGAGCGTCTGCGACCGCGTTCTCCTCCTGAAGGACGGTAGAGTGAGAGCATTTGGGAGACCTGAGAATATAGCTGGAGAGTACCTAAGGGGGCTCCATTCAAAGGTCGTTGCCTTCGAGGATGTCACCCTTGAGGGCTTTCTCGTCAAAAAGGCCGGCAGGAATACCTACATCTACACCCGCTCGAAAGCTGAGGAGAGAGAAGCCGTTGAGGCCCTTGAAAAGGCCGGCGTGCCCTTCAAGAGGGAGAGCCTGACGATAGAGGACGTTTTCCTCGCGGGTGGTCTCGATGATGGCGCTGATTGA
- a CDS encoding zinc finger domain-containing protein, whose translation MEAKFEIPVCTSCGKEITPREHATHFVCPNCGEEIIWRCESCRVLSVPYKCPNCGWEGP comes from the coding sequence GTGGAAGCCAAGTTCGAGATACCCGTATGCACATCATGCGGAAAGGAGATAACCCCAAGGGAGCACGCCACTCATTTCGTCTGCCCGAACTGTGGCGAGGAGATCATCTGGCGCTGCGAATCCTGCAGGGTGTTAAGCGTCCCCTACAAGTGCCCCAACTGCGGCTGGGAGGGGCCGTGA
- a CDS encoding elongation factor 1-beta, protein MADFNLVGVIKVMPTDPEVNLDELEEKLKAVIPEKFGLAKVEREPIAFGLVALKFYVLGRDEEGYSYDEVAELFRQVENVESAEVETVSRI, encoded by the coding sequence ATGGCTGACTTCAACCTTGTTGGCGTTATAAAGGTCATGCCGACCGACCCGGAGGTAAACCTCGACGAGCTTGAGGAGAAGCTTAAAGCTGTCATCCCCGAGAAGTTCGGCCTGGCAAAGGTCGAGCGCGAGCCGATTGCCTTCGGCCTCGTCGCCCTCAAGTTCTACGTCCTCGGTAGGGACGAGGAGGGCTACTCCTACGACGAGGTGGCGGAGCTCTTCAGGCAGGTCGAGAACGTCGAGAGCGCGGAAGTTGAGACCGTTTCGAGGATCTGA
- a CDS encoding MarR family winged helix-turn-helix transcriptional regulator: MISMLTRAELRVLSVLHGPVTLRELSGQLGVSRSRLSIIARSLERKGLIERQKDGKEILLIPSSSKPLELFHELLTRFPHVDFISLLAGRKLKVIGGMAVEEPRPVWEISLRSNVNRYTVHHVLTELMERLIVGKNEKGYFIAERFSLVKEFADEYFRLQNSIKARSFSHDSVILWSGVNEFILATRSFRGLVVDSFQLTGPSRFSSYGLSVISGGVYHYYWPSREITLEEVIVHTLAVGAGARELLYIVAILKAREFNVERLRRLAIKFDVLGVVDDIIEYLGGKEKGYPFPSRDEVEELCRQYFGGPKNDNEGKIG; this comes from the coding sequence ATGATTAGCATGCTAACCCGGGCAGAGCTCAGGGTTCTCTCAGTCCTGCATGGGCCGGTCACCCTCAGAGAACTCTCTGGGCAGCTTGGGGTTTCCCGCTCTCGCCTTTCGATAATCGCCCGTTCCCTAGAACGAAAGGGTCTTATTGAGCGGCAGAAGGATGGAAAGGAGATTCTACTCATTCCTTCCAGCTCCAAGCCCCTCGAACTCTTCCACGAGCTTCTAACGAGGTTTCCTCATGTTGACTTCATCTCTCTCTTGGCAGGTAGAAAGCTTAAGGTCATAGGCGGAATGGCCGTTGAGGAGCCCAGGCCGGTGTGGGAAATCTCCCTGAGGTCCAACGTTAACCGCTACACGGTGCATCACGTCCTAACGGAGCTGATGGAAAGGCTCATCGTCGGGAAAAACGAGAAGGGGTACTTTATTGCGGAACGGTTTTCTCTCGTCAAAGAGTTCGCCGACGAATACTTTCGCCTGCAGAACTCGATAAAGGCAAGGAGCTTCAGCCATGATTCGGTAATCCTCTGGAGCGGCGTTAATGAGTTCATCCTTGCTACGAGAAGCTTCAGGGGCTTGGTGGTAGATTCCTTCCAGCTTACCGGCCCCTCCCGCTTTTCAAGCTATGGTCTCAGCGTAATCTCAGGGGGAGTTTACCACTATTACTGGCCTTCCAGGGAGATAACGCTCGAAGAGGTCATTGTTCATACACTGGCAGTTGGAGCTGGCGCGAGGGAGCTCCTCTACATCGTGGCCATTCTAAAGGCTAGGGAGTTTAACGTTGAGCGGCTCAGACGTCTGGCCATTAAGTTTGATGTCCTCGGAGTCGTTGACGATATTATTGAGTATCTTGGCGGAAAAGAGAAAGGTTATCCGTTCCCTTCCAGGGATGAAGTTGAGGAGCTCTGCCGTCAGTACTTTGGAGGCCCCAAAAATGATAACGAGGGAAAGATTGGTTGA
- a CDS encoding multidrug transporter, whose protein sequence is MMALIEYYARALTGGRFSLISFAIQPLSFIFIVYVVSGGRFLNTALAGAVVSFIVGVGVADLAIELVGMKTRSRFYDILMSLPGSGWKKALGISIGMSVPALPYVLLLTVLLLSRLGVRALPGMVLGIISLWLWGAGIGFLLGVRMKEPVRTMRLSNILVTGLTVFPPVYYPPSVLPETLVRVLVFLPTVSASRLISGSGDGLSATVAALWGLLGVAFLLRFAGLEG, encoded by the coding sequence ATGATGGCGCTGATTGAGTACTACGCAAGGGCACTGACCGGGGGGAGGTTCTCCCTCATCAGCTTCGCAATCCAGCCGCTCTCCTTCATCTTCATAGTCTACGTCGTGAGCGGGGGTAGGTTTTTGAACACTGCTTTGGCTGGAGCGGTCGTCAGCTTCATAGTCGGGGTCGGGGTAGCGGATTTGGCGATAGAGCTGGTCGGAATGAAGACGCGTTCAAGGTTCTACGACATCCTCATGTCCCTCCCGGGAAGCGGCTGGAAGAAGGCTCTTGGAATTTCCATAGGGATGAGTGTCCCGGCTCTGCCCTACGTCCTTCTCCTCACGGTTCTTCTCCTCTCGCGCCTTGGAGTCCGGGCACTCCCCGGAATGGTTCTCGGGATAATATCTCTCTGGCTGTGGGGTGCGGGGATAGGCTTCCTCCTCGGCGTGAGGATGAAGGAGCCGGTTAGAACGATGCGGCTCTCGAACATACTCGTGACCGGCCTCACGGTGTTCCCGCCGGTCTACTATCCCCCGAGCGTTCTGCCCGAGACGCTTGTCAGAGTTCTCGTTTTCCTCCCGACGGTGAGCGCCTCACGGTTAATCTCGGGGAGCGGGGACGGCCTTTCGGCTACTGTGGCGGCCCTCTGGGGCCTCCTGGGCGTGGCCTTCCTCCTCAGGTTCGCGGGGCTTGAGGGGTGA
- a CDS encoding ATP-binding protein, producing the protein MKTLDEKFLETFVRRTVDTADRTLKKYAFAPSGKKRPERKLLSKLSYEVESFLRDGENRVLVLYGLRGVGKTTMLAQVYFDLLSRVSRERLVYLSLDRLYPLGISLNDFIMAYERLIGERAEEFSAPTFLFIDEAHYDRNFGTTVKALHDSANNLMIIITGSSSLTLKLDPDLTRRAKKLRVPPLTFTEYLLLKKGVHIPGELSDALKDAFLTCNFTGIENILGDVLLKFSEKDVEDYLVHGSLPVYLNSENPLEDAYEILRKIIEVDLRHEGLSETTREKALGLLLLMASGESLTYDTITSTLGISRDAVAKLLEKLEDLEVIFPVRAYGSIGKVARKTPKYKFLASILRSAVLYEFGLFERDSKTLGMLLGDVAAFYLHILAREKRLRLHYDAQKGGADFILSGGKMGIVVEVGWGKKGTKQVLRTMKKTGLDCGVVVHNGKLENRNGVWFVPRELFLLML; encoded by the coding sequence GTGAAGACCTTGGACGAGAAATTCCTGGAAACTTTTGTGAGACGCACCGTTGATACCGCCGATAGAACCCTCAAAAAGTACGCTTTTGCTCCTAGCGGGAAAAAACGTCCGGAAAGAAAACTCCTCTCAAAACTGTCTTATGAGGTTGAGTCTTTTCTTCGGGATGGAGAGAATCGGGTTCTTGTCCTCTACGGTCTCCGCGGTGTCGGGAAGACAACGATGCTAGCTCAAGTCTACTTTGACCTTTTATCTAGAGTCTCCCGCGAGCGGCTGGTTTACCTCTCCCTGGACAGACTCTATCCCCTCGGCATCAGTCTAAACGACTTCATAATGGCCTATGAGCGCCTGATCGGCGAGAGAGCGGAAGAGTTTAGTGCGCCTACCTTTCTGTTCATCGACGAGGCTCATTACGATAGGAACTTCGGGACCACGGTGAAGGCACTTCACGACTCCGCGAACAACCTAATGATCATCATTACAGGTTCCTCTTCCCTTACATTGAAGCTCGACCCTGACCTAACACGCCGCGCCAAGAAGCTCAGAGTGCCACCGCTCACTTTCACTGAGTACCTTCTCCTGAAGAAGGGAGTTCACATTCCAGGAGAGTTAAGTGATGCCCTGAAAGACGCTTTTCTTACCTGTAATTTTACCGGAATCGAAAACATACTGGGCGACGTTCTCCTGAAGTTCAGCGAGAAGGATGTTGAAGACTACCTCGTTCATGGTTCGCTTCCGGTCTACCTGAACTCCGAAAACCCCCTGGAGGACGCCTATGAGATTCTCAGGAAAATCATCGAAGTTGACCTCAGACACGAGGGGCTGAGTGAAACAACCCGAGAGAAGGCCCTCGGCCTGCTCCTCCTGATGGCTTCCGGGGAGAGCCTGACCTATGACACAATCACATCAACGCTTGGAATATCCCGGGATGCCGTGGCCAAACTCCTGGAGAAGCTCGAAGACCTTGAAGTGATATTCCCCGTCAGGGCCTATGGCTCTATAGGTAAGGTCGCAAGGAAGACCCCCAAATACAAGTTCCTCGCCTCAATACTCAGAAGCGCGGTGCTCTATGAATTTGGCCTCTTTGAGAGGGACAGTAAGACGCTGGGTATGCTCCTTGGGGACGTGGCGGCGTTCTATCTCCATATCCTGGCAAGGGAAAAGCGGCTCCGCCTTCACTACGATGCCCAGAAAGGAGGGGCCGACTTCATCTTAAGTGGGGGGAAAATGGGCATTGTCGTTGAAGTTGGATGGGGGAAGAAAGGAACTAAGCAGGTTCTAAGAACGATGAAAAAGACCGGCCTGGACTGTGGTGTGGTCGTCCATAATGGGAAGCTTGAAAACAGAAATGGCGTGTGGTTTGTCCCCCGTGAATTGTTCCTCCTAATGCTTTGA
- a CDS encoding tetratricopeptide repeat protein has translation MADVKAQWEKALSERDCERLLELFDDYIEAIEDEEVLRRELERLEGVVIDCDDPYELAHEIAHVYAHLNDTDAGIGLYRRIAERRKDDPEEYATALYYLADAYEHFGMPEKAIETYEELLKLEEEVLKNEREIALTLANIAVNYDEIGETEKAIELMERAREIFERLNDEKNHMISLLDLAHFRYELGDYDAAEALIGEVLRKPREDEIEVNARLVEAEIFAGREEYGKAFRAIRDALLKAVDTSDEIFGLVFDTLVDFIEGLFNEGSYGVVAENMEPFAELFEDDTAYFFRAIGELARWKAGEEGAKERFDELYSRVENEDLKAILDEWKRPKPSLSLGL, from the coding sequence ATGGCCGATGTTAAAGCCCAGTGGGAGAAAGCGCTGAGCGAGAGGGACTGCGAGAGGCTGCTTGAGCTCTTTGATGATTACATTGAGGCCATCGAAGATGAGGAGGTTCTCAGGCGCGAGCTGGAGAGGTTGGAGGGGGTTGTTATCGACTGCGACGACCCCTACGAGCTCGCCCATGAGATAGCCCACGTCTACGCTCACCTCAATGATACCGATGCGGGGATAGGGCTTTACAGGAGGATAGCCGAGAGGAGGAAGGACGACCCGGAGGAGTACGCGACGGCTCTCTACTACCTGGCCGATGCCTACGAGCACTTCGGCATGCCGGAGAAGGCGATAGAGACCTACGAGGAGCTCCTCAAGCTGGAGGAGGAAGTCCTCAAGAACGAGAGGGAGATAGCGCTTACGCTGGCCAACATTGCGGTGAACTACGACGAGATTGGCGAGACCGAGAAGGCTATAGAGCTCATGGAGCGCGCTAGGGAAATCTTCGAGAGGCTCAACGACGAGAAGAACCACATGATAAGCCTGCTCGACCTGGCACACTTCAGATACGAGCTCGGCGACTACGATGCTGCAGAGGCGCTGATAGGAGAGGTTCTCAGGAAACCCCGGGAGGACGAGATAGAGGTCAACGCCAGGCTGGTGGAGGCGGAGATATTCGCGGGCAGGGAGGAGTACGGAAAGGCCTTCAGGGCGATAAGAGACGCGCTCCTTAAGGCCGTCGATACAAGCGATGAGATTTTCGGCCTCGTCTTTGACACGTTGGTTGACTTCATAGAGGGGCTCTTCAACGAGGGTTCCTACGGCGTTGTAGCGGAGAACATGGAGCCCTTTGCCGAGCTCTTCGAGGACGACACTGCGTACTTCTTCAGAGCCATAGGAGAACTGGCGCGCTGGAAGGCTGGAGAAGAGGGTGCGAAGGAGCGCTTCGATGAGCTGTATTCCAGGGTGGAGAACGAGGATCTGAAAGCAATCCTCGACGAGTGGAAGAGGCCGAAGCCGAGTTTGAGCTTGGGGCTCTGA
- a CDS encoding potassium transporter Kef, with product MKGRKNFLLLNFFIGTVFLAVLFYYALSLSWAESLLFAVVLSILYTSVHIFWERLDKHWRDYHFLGSSGIWLILFFLILFGFGVLLFGLIYLMSAKQDGSFVFLIKGLTILFIIGAFALFIVTLHGRDKETPEKVVYSWRNFINELSAFLLVFIIAYFSGVSLEKSVSMALYVSVIAGWYYSMMAHKYVISDRILKIRAVVDFVAITLGLYLFVIDNLAISGLIGALFAVASEKDYKITRKLVETGLLEKKYAEGGAWRLFYGIFYGFGAMMALMAVTGNYSVLFIRESLLTVFRLLYLFTAVFLPFGTLIGWLRVKAHGIKLDD from the coding sequence ATGAAGGGACGGAAAAATTTTCTCCTTCTAAACTTTTTTATTGGGACAGTTTTCCTAGCAGTTCTTTTCTACTATGCTCTATCGCTTTCGTGGGCAGAAAGCTTATTATTCGCAGTCGTCTTGTCAATTCTCTACACATCTGTGCACATTTTCTGGGAAAGACTAGATAAACACTGGAGAGACTATCATTTTTTAGGATCTTCGGGTATCTGGCTCATACTCTTTTTTCTGATTTTGTTTGGGTTCGGGGTGCTACTATTTGGGCTTATCTACCTGATGTCTGCAAAACAAGATGGTTCTTTCGTTTTTCTCATTAAAGGGCTTACCATTCTGTTCATAATTGGTGCCTTTGCGCTGTTCATAGTTACACTACACGGCAGGGATAAGGAGACACCAGAAAAAGTCGTCTATTCCTGGAGAAACTTCATAAACGAGCTTTCAGCGTTCCTTCTCGTGTTTATCATTGCCTACTTCTCAGGGGTGAGCCTAGAAAAGAGCGTCTCGATGGCGCTCTACGTTTCTGTTATAGCCGGCTGGTACTATTCTATGATGGCCCACAAGTACGTAATATCCGACAGGATACTCAAAATCCGGGCCGTTGTGGATTTTGTGGCCATAACTTTGGGGCTTTACCTCTTCGTAATTGATAATCTGGCCATAAGCGGGCTAATTGGAGCACTTTTCGCGGTTGCGTCTGAAAAAGACTACAAGATAACCCGAAAACTTGTGGAAACGGGCTTGCTGGAAAAGAAATATGCCGAAGGCGGGGCTTGGAGGTTATTTTATGGCATCTTTTATGGATTTGGAGCGATGATGGCTTTGATGGCAGTCACGGGAAATTACAGTGTCCTCTTTATACGTGAGTCCCTTCTAACGGTGTTCAGGCTCCTGTATCTGTTTACAGCGGTTTTCCTCCCCTTTGGGACGCTAATCGGGTGGTTGAGGGTGAAGGCCCATGGGATAAAACTTGATGACTAA
- a CDS encoding alkaline phosphatase — protein MDVKKVLGLALLVGILVFSQMGTATTPVAEGTIQANHGVKNVILIIGDGMGFAHLQLTRLVYGPLNIEKMPYSGVEMTYSRSGEVTDSAASATALATGIMTYNGMISTVTEGGKTYTLTTVLELAKALGKSTGLVTTTRITHATPAAFGAHVEDRDMEAEIARQLIENRINVLFGGGKKYFDDETLNLAKDYGYQVVFDRAGLESASGDHVLGLFSSSHIPYVLDRTENDVGLLDMTKKAIELLEKNPNGFFLMIEAGRIDHASHGNDIAAALAETKELDDVVGYVLEYARQRGDTLVIVTADHETGGLAMGTNYGKVVDVQGILNIKASAGTMAAEIKNGADIKEVVKKYTGIELSDDEVAYIQKRAEEDPKYGLSNGIGEVLAERLGVRFASHKHTGEPVPLFAYGPGASKFVGFHHHTQTGRLIAELMVYGVGTINVAFAGTSTVEGDLNGDHRVDAKDAYLVLRLFLGATVDDDTEKAIDMDGNGIIDLGDVIAILQEA, from the coding sequence ATGGACGTGAAGAAGGTTCTGGGTCTGGCACTGCTTGTGGGAATTTTGGTGTTTTCCCAGATGGGGACAGCGACAACCCCGGTTGCAGAAGGCACCATTCAGGCCAACCACGGCGTCAAGAACGTCATCCTGATAATAGGGGACGGCATGGGCTTTGCGCACCTTCAGCTCACGAGGCTTGTCTACGGCCCGCTGAACATTGAGAAGATGCCGTACAGCGGCGTTGAGATGACGTACTCCAGGTCAGGAGAGGTTACCGATTCAGCGGCCTCCGCAACCGCCCTCGCCACCGGCATCATGACGTACAACGGCATGATATCAACGGTCACGGAGGGCGGGAAGACCTACACGCTCACCACCGTTCTTGAGCTTGCCAAGGCCCTGGGCAAGTCCACCGGACTCGTCACCACGACGAGGATAACCCACGCTACCCCGGCGGCCTTTGGAGCTCACGTTGAGGACAGGGACATGGAGGCCGAGATAGCCAGGCAGCTCATTGAGAACAGGATCAACGTCCTCTTCGGAGGGGGCAAGAAGTACTTTGACGATGAGACGCTGAACCTCGCAAAGGATTACGGCTACCAGGTCGTCTTTGACAGGGCGGGCCTCGAATCGGCCAGCGGTGACCACGTCCTCGGCCTCTTCTCCTCAAGCCACATACCGTACGTCCTCGACAGGACTGAGAATGATGTCGGGCTCCTCGACATGACCAAGAAGGCAATCGAGCTCCTTGAGAAGAACCCCAACGGCTTCTTCCTCATGATAGAGGCCGGAAGGATAGACCACGCCAGCCACGGCAACGACATAGCGGCGGCCCTCGCCGAGACCAAGGAGCTTGACGACGTTGTGGGCTACGTCCTTGAGTACGCCAGGCAGAGGGGCGACACCTTGGTCATCGTCACCGCAGACCACGAGACGGGCGGCCTCGCCATGGGAACCAACTACGGAAAGGTCGTTGATGTCCAGGGAATCCTCAACATAAAGGCCAGCGCAGGCACCATGGCGGCAGAGATCAAGAACGGTGCCGACATAAAGGAGGTTGTCAAAAAGTACACGGGCATCGAGCTGAGCGACGATGAGGTGGCCTACATCCAGAAGCGTGCGGAGGAGGACCCGAAGTACGGCCTCTCCAACGGCATCGGAGAGGTGCTTGCTGAGAGGCTCGGAGTCAGGTTCGCGTCCCACAAACACACCGGTGAGCCGGTGCCCCTCTTTGCCTACGGGCCCGGCGCCAGCAAGTTCGTCGGCTTCCACCACCACACCCAGACCGGAAGGCTCATCGCCGAGCTGATGGTCTACGGCGTCGGCACCATAAACGTCGCCTTTGCGGGCACCAGCACCGTTGAGGGCGACCTGAACGGAGACCACAGGGTCGATGCCAAGGACGCCTACCTGGTTCTCAGGCTGTTCCTCGGTGCCACTGTGGACGATGACACTGAGAAGGCCATCGACATGGACGGTAACGGCATAATAGACCTCGGAGACGTTATTGCAATTCTGCAGGAGGCCTGA
- a CDS encoding antitoxin family protein, whose translation MSNTKTFIDERDGEIEAIYENGVFKPLKKPPLRDNEWVVLAVKEKVITQEFLRKLEELSKSLPKFKSPSKLIAEDRK comes from the coding sequence ATGTCGAACACCAAGACATTTATTGATGAAAGAGATGGAGAAATTGAGGCCATCTATGAGAACGGCGTATTTAAGCCCCTCAAAAAGCCCCCTCTCCGCGATAATGAGTGGGTAGTGCTGGCCGTCAAGGAGAAGGTGATAACCCAGGAGTTTCTTAGAAAGCTTGAGGAGCTCAGCAAGAGCCTGCCAAAGTTCAAAAGCCCCTCCAAGCTTATTGCGGAGGATAGAAAATGA